DNA from Roseimicrobium sp. ORNL1:
GAGGAAGTTCTCCAGAATCTTCGTGCCCTCGTGGGAGTGGGTCACTTCCGGGTGGAACTGGATGCCGTAGCAGGCCTCGCCCCATTGCAGGGCCACGGGCACGCTGTCTTGATTGGTCGCCACGACCTTGGTGCCCTCAGGGAGGTGCTGCACGGTGTCGCTGTGGCTCATCCAGATCTGGGAGTCATGGGACAGCCCCTGGAAGAGGGTGCAGGGCTCGCCGGTGATGAGGCGGGCGGGGCCGTACTCCCGGGTCACGCCGGGCTTCACGGTGCCGCCGTGCTTGATATTCAGGAGCTGCATGCCGTAGCACACGCCCAGAACAGGCACGCCAAAGGCCTTCAGCTTCTCAAAATCCACGTCTGGCGCGTCCTTTTCCGAGGTGCTGCGGGGGCCGCCGCTCAGGATGATGGCGCCGGGCGCTTTCAGCTCGCCCAGCCGCTCGGGGGCATACAGGTGGGACACAAAACCCAGCTCGCGCACACGGCGCACAATCAGCTGGCTGTACTGGGAGCCGTAATCAAGTACTGCGACTTCGCCTTCGGTGGTCATAGATGGAAGGCGGAAGTCATTCGTTCGGATTTGGGCGGTGTCAAAGCGGAATCTTGGGGGAGTGGCCCCGACAACCTGAGGCAGAGAAAGATCGGGAGCTCCGGGAGCCCCTCCGGAAAACACCCTCTCGAAATTCCAAGGCACCTTAACTACTTAATGATGACTTACCCGCGAATACGCCGCTTCGTTTTTCCGCGCTTGCCAAGGGGGAGTTTTCTCGTCAGGTTTGGCGAACAGCGGTCCAATTTACCATGGCGGCGAAAGCGATTGCGTTCATCAACTTCAAGGGTGGTGTCGGGAAGACCGCGGCCACCGTGAACATCGGCGCGTGTCTCGCCTACTACCGGCGGAAGCGGGTGCTCATCGTGGACCTGGATGCCCAGTGCAATTCCAGCTTCTGGCTGATGCCTCCCCTGCAGTGGAAGGAGCACATCGGCAACGGCGAACGCTCCACATATCAGTTGTTCAGGGATGCCATCATGAACTCGAAAAAGGAGTTCGACTTTGAGAAAGCGGTGCTGAAGGGGATGCCCCGTGCTGCGGTCCCGCTGATCAAGGATCTTGATCTCCTGCCTGCCGCTGTGGAACTCATCAAGGTGGAGGAACAACTTCAGCAGAACAAGCACGCGAAGTTCTACGAGATCGTGGCCAAGGCGCTGAAGCCGCAGTACGAGCGGTATGACTACATCCTCTTCGACTGCCCGCCCAACACCTACTCGGTGACGAAGAATGCGCTCTTCGCCGCGGACTACTGCGTCATCCCCTACCTGCCGGACTTCCTCTCGCTCTCCGGCTTCCAGATTTTCGCGAAGCTGGTGGATGACATCAGCGAGCTCTACTCCTGGCAGAAATCCAGTCGGCACAAGACGAGCATCGCCGCGGTGCTGGTGAGCCACTACCGCAGCGGCCTGAAGGATCACGACAAGAGTCTCGCGGATCTGCGCATCATGCTCTCCCTGCTGAAATCCCAAGGACTGGTGCATGCCAAGGCGGACCTGCTGGAGCCGCCCATCCGCCTGAGCAAGGACGTGGCGGAATCTACGAATCAGCACCAGCCCGTCATCCTCACCGCACCGAACAGCATCGGCGCCGCGGACTACCACGATCTCGCCAAGGCGTTTGACGACCACTTCTCCAACCTGCCATGAACGATCTCACCGCACGACTGCGCAAGCTTGCCGCGCTGCTGGAAGAAAAAGGCGCGGATTTGGAAGGCAAAAGCTGGAACACTGCCGTCACCGGCTTCGGCAAAGCGCTGGCCAAATTTGAAGGCTCCGCCGAGGATGCCGCAAAGGGACTCGCTCCCGGCCTGCGGGATCTGAGCAAGCTCTTCGAGTCACCCGACAAGAAGCTGCTTGATGATTCCGTGATGAAGAAGCTCTACAAGGAGATTCTCGACGCGAGGGCACCCAAGGATGTGACCGCCGCGAAGATGCGTGCGGCGTTCGTCACGGAAGTGAAGAAGCAGGGTGGCACTACGGCGAAGAAGGCGCTGAGCCTGGCGCAGGAGGTGATTTCAGAACTGAAGACACCCAAGGAGAAACCCTCCAAGGACGCGGACAAGCTTCGCCTGGAACTGCATCGCCTCGGCATGCTGGCGGATGACGACCAGAGGGAGTACGAACTGGCGAAACGCTTCAGCGACAAAGCGGATCTCAAACGACTGGCGCAAGCCGCCGGCCTGCCGGTAAACAAGGATGCGAAGAAGCCTGCACTAACGGCCGCCATCCTCACCGCCGCGAAGCGCGTGGCGGCGCATACGGTGCCGGTGTGAGTCCACCAACGAGCGGCGACGCGATTGGATTTCAACACAGAGTCACGGAGACGCCGAGACACAGAAGGGACGGAATTTTTTGAGTCCCTGGTGTGTTCGTCGGCTTCCCAAAATTCAAAAACTCCTCTGCGTCTCTGTGTTGAAAGCCCTGACTCCAAGCCCGACGCCGATCACGTCGTGATCTTGAGCCCCGTGATCTTCCCGTCCGCAATCGTGAGCCGGTGGCTCAACTCAATGGGACTGCCATCGAAGTTACCATAGACCAGGCCGGTGATCACACACACGGAGCCGCCGTCCTGTTCCTTGTAGCTGTTGGGTT
Protein-coding regions in this window:
- a CDS encoding ParA family protein; translated protein: MAAKAIAFINFKGGVGKTAATVNIGACLAYYRRKRVLIVDLDAQCNSSFWLMPPLQWKEHIGNGERSTYQLFRDAIMNSKKEFDFEKAVLKGMPRAAVPLIKDLDLLPAAVELIKVEEQLQQNKHAKFYEIVAKALKPQYERYDYILFDCPPNTYSVTKNALFAADYCVIPYLPDFLSLSGFQIFAKLVDDISELYSWQKSSRHKTSIAAVLVSHYRSGLKDHDKSLADLRIMLSLLKSQGLVHAKADLLEPPIRLSKDVAESTNQHQPVILTAPNSIGAADYHDLAKAFDDHFSNLP